One genomic segment of Methanothermobacter wolfeii includes these proteins:
- the purB gene encoding adenylosuccinate lyase: MAIHPIEFRYGTPEMKSIWEAENKLQKMLDVEAALARAEGELGIIPEDAAAEIVSRASTDFVKLERVNEIERETRHDIASIVKALAEQCGGEAGEYVHFGATSNDIVDTSNSLLIRESIEVLRDKLVRVMKVLLGLARENKENVCIGRTHGQHALPTTYGMKFALWADEIRRHIERLDAARGRVCVGMMTGAVGTTAALGEDGLKVHERVSEILGLEPVLISNQVVQRDNHAEFIMVLANIATTLDKIALEIRNLQRTEIMEIGEKFDPEKQVGSSTMPHKMNPITAERICGVARVIRSYVVAALENNPLWHERDLTNSSSERIILPEACILTDYILKLTLDVLENLVFYPENIERNLNLTGGLIMAERLMAELTRRGMGRQTAYARVRECAIEANRTGKTLKEAVLERPEIMEYLEAGELDEIMNPATYIGSALRIVGRVLEESEKWLQEGYGGT, from the coding sequence ATGGCCATACACCCCATTGAGTTCAGGTACGGAACCCCTGAAATGAAGAGCATATGGGAAGCAGAGAATAAACTCCAGAAGATGCTTGACGTGGAGGCAGCCCTTGCAAGGGCAGAGGGTGAACTTGGAATTATACCGGAGGACGCTGCGGCTGAGATAGTCAGCAGGGCAAGCACGGATTTCGTGAAACTTGAACGCGTCAATGAGATTGAGAGGGAGACCCGTCATGACATAGCCTCCATCGTGAAGGCCCTTGCAGAGCAGTGTGGGGGTGAAGCCGGAGAGTATGTACACTTCGGTGCAACCTCCAATGACATCGTTGACACATCAAACTCCCTCCTCATCAGGGAATCAATAGAGGTCCTCAGGGATAAACTGGTGAGGGTCATGAAGGTTCTCCTTGGACTGGCCCGTGAGAACAAGGAGAACGTCTGTATTGGCAGGACCCACGGGCAGCATGCGCTCCCCACAACCTATGGTATGAAGTTCGCCCTCTGGGCAGATGAGATCCGAAGGCATATCGAGCGCCTTGACGCAGCCAGGGGGAGGGTGTGTGTGGGTATGATGACGGGTGCCGTCGGGACAACAGCGGCCCTAGGAGAGGATGGCCTTAAGGTACATGAGAGGGTATCGGAGATACTGGGACTTGAACCCGTCCTCATATCAAACCAGGTTGTCCAGAGGGATAACCATGCAGAGTTCATCATGGTGCTGGCCAATATAGCCACAACCCTTGACAAGATAGCCCTTGAAATAAGGAACCTTCAGAGGACAGAGATAATGGAAATAGGGGAGAAATTTGACCCTGAAAAGCAGGTTGGAAGCAGTACAATGCCCCATAAGATGAACCCGATAACTGCGGAGAGGATATGTGGCGTTGCACGTGTTATAAGGTCCTACGTCGTGGCTGCCCTTGAGAACAATCCACTCTGGCATGAAAGGGACCTCACAAATTCATCATCGGAGAGGATCATACTACCTGAGGCATGCATACTGACGGATTATATTCTTAAACTGACCCTTGATGTCCTTGAGAACCTTGTGTTCTATCCTGAAAACATTGAGAGGAACCTTAACCTTACAGGGGGCCTTATAATGGCTGAGAGATTGATGGCTGAACTCACAAGGAGGGGTATGGGGCGCCAGACAGCCTATGCAAGGGTACGTGAATGTGCCATTGAGGCCAACAGGACAGGTAAAACCCTGAAGGAAGCCGTCCTTGAGAGGCCTGAAATAATGGAGTACCTTGAAGCCGGCGAGCTTGATGAGATCATGAATCCAGCCACCTACATTGGCTCAGCTTTAAGGATCGTTGGCAGGGTTCTTGAGGAATCAGAGAAATGGTTACAGGAGGGTTATGGAGGAACCTGA
- a CDS encoding preprotein translocase subunit Sec61beta, which produces MAKKDKKTLPPSGAGLVRYFEEETKGPKLTPEQVVVMSIILAVFCLVLRFSG; this is translated from the coding sequence ATGGCTAAGAAGGATAAGAAGACACTTCCACCAAGCGGAGCAGGTCTTGTAAGGTACTTTGAAGAGGAAACCAAGGGACCGAAACTCACCCCTGAACAGGTAGTGGTTATGAGCATAATACTGGCAGTTTTCTGTCTTGTACTTAGATTCTCAGGTTAA